From one Butyricimonas faecihominis genomic stretch:
- the secA gene encoding preprotein translocase subunit SecA yields the protein MGFNDILKSLFGNKSDRDLKELLPIASKVNAEWEKIKGVSHDELRQISADLKAKIHAHVKEEEDEIASLKARVENEKPSIEEREEIYNRIDKLEEQINTKLEDVLNEILPLAFAVMKDTARRFKENKEIVVKANDFDRDLAVTKDFVEIDGEDAVYFNSWLAGGNEVTWDMVHYDVQLIGGSVLHQGKIAEMATGEGKTLVATLPVFLNALTGRGVHVVTVNDYLAKRDSEWMGPLYMFHGLSVDCIDKTEPNSPERRKAYQADITFGTNNEFGFDYLRDNMAIHPEDLVQRKHHYAIVDEVDSVLIDDARTPLIISGPVPKGDIQMFDEYKPRVEKLVRMQRELVARIFTEAKTLLASGDRKQEEQGAILLLRAYKGLPKYKPLIKFLSEQGNKATLVKTENVYMQENNRRMPEITDELYFVIDEKQNSIDLTDKGHDTITAAGEDPNFFILPDVGSELAEIDKMNLTEEEKLEKKDQMVQSYAAKSERVHTVNQLLKAYTLFELDVEYVVIDNKVKIVDEQTGRIMEGRRYSDGLHQAIEAKENVKVEAATQTFATITLQNYFRMYHKLAGMTGTAETEAGEFWDIYKLDVVVIPTNKPVIRKDANDYVYKTKREKYNAVIEEITRLVGEGRPVLVGTTSVEVSELLSRMLKLRGIKHNVLNAKLHQREADIVAEAGKSQVVTIATNMAGRGTDIKLSPEVRAAGGLAIIGTERHDSRRVDRQLRGRAGRQGDPGSSQFFVSLEDDLMRLFSSERIIRVMDRLGHEEGDVIQHSMITKSIERAQRKVEENNFGIRKRLLEYDDVMNSQREVIYKKRRHALLGERIGVDIANNMYDVCETLVEEHKDANDLESFRMDVLKYFAVDFDIKEEDFQKTSANNLTERLYKEVRDTFSRKTETIAKQAFPVIKNVFEQRGEMFKNIVVPFTDGKRAYNVVANLEKTYKSEGEELIRAYEKSIMLAHIDDAWKEHLREMDDLKQSVQNATYEQKDPLLIYKFESFNLFKSMVDKINKNVVSTLMKGQIPFEAPEEVKQAEEKRTDLSKMRTGRSDAPAAQTNQAPRKTEPVKVGPKVGRNDPCPCGSGKKYKNCHGKGEE from the coding sequence ATGGGATTTAACGATATATTAAAAAGTCTTTTTGGTAACAAGTCTGATCGTGACTTGAAAGAATTATTGCCGATCGCGTCAAAAGTAAATGCAGAGTGGGAAAAGATCAAAGGCGTGAGCCATGATGAGTTGAGACAGATTTCAGCTGATCTGAAAGCAAAGATTCACGCTCACGTGAAGGAAGAAGAGGATGAAATTGCTTCTTTGAAAGCAAGAGTAGAGAATGAGAAACCTTCGATCGAGGAAAGAGAGGAAATTTATAACCGGATTGATAAGCTGGAAGAACAGATTAACACGAAGTTAGAGGATGTTCTAAACGAAATATTACCTTTGGCGTTTGCCGTGATGAAAGATACGGCAAGACGTTTCAAAGAAAATAAAGAGATCGTCGTGAAGGCTAACGATTTTGATCGTGATTTGGCCGTAACGAAAGATTTCGTGGAAATTGACGGTGAGGATGCCGTTTACTTCAACTCTTGGTTGGCCGGAGGTAACGAGGTTACCTGGGATATGGTTCACTATGACGTGCAGTTGATAGGTGGTTCCGTGTTACACCAAGGTAAGATTGCCGAGATGGCTACCGGTGAAGGTAAAACGTTGGTAGCTACCTTGCCTGTATTCTTGAATGCCTTGACTGGTCGCGGGGTACACGTGGTTACGGTCAATGATTACCTGGCAAAACGTGACTCCGAGTGGATGGGACCTCTTTATATGTTCCACGGGTTGTCTGTTGACTGTATTGATAAGACAGAGCCGAACTCTCCGGAGAGACGGAAAGCTTACCAGGCAGATATTACTTTCGGAACAAATAATGAATTTGGTTTCGATTATTTGAGAGATAACATGGCTATTCACCCGGAAGACTTGGTACAACGCAAGCATCATTATGCGATTGTCGATGAGGTCGACTCCGTGTTGATCGATGATGCCCGTACCCCGTTGATTATTTCCGGTCCGGTTCCGAAGGGGGACATTCAGATGTTTGACGAGTACAAACCTCGTGTGGAGAAGTTGGTGCGTATGCAGCGTGAGTTGGTTGCCCGGATTTTCACGGAAGCTAAAACGTTGTTGGCTAGCGGTGATCGGAAACAAGAGGAACAGGGGGCTATATTGTTGTTGAGAGCATATAAGGGATTACCCAAATATAAGCCATTGATCAAGTTCTTGAGTGAACAAGGAAACAAGGCAACCTTGGTGAAAACCGAGAATGTTTATATGCAGGAGAATAACCGTCGTATGCCGGAGATTACGGATGAACTTTATTTCGTGATCGATGAGAAACAGAACTCTATCGATTTGACGGATAAAGGGCATGATACGATTACGGCCGCGGGTGAAGATCCGAACTTCTTTATCTTGCCGGATGTGGGTTCTGAATTGGCAGAGATCGATAAGATGAACCTGACTGAGGAAGAGAAGCTGGAGAAAAAAGACCAGATGGTGCAAAGTTATGCCGCCAAATCTGAGCGTGTACACACGGTGAACCAGTTGTTGAAAGCATACACGTTGTTCGAATTGGATGTTGAATACGTGGTGATTGACAACAAGGTGAAGATCGTGGACGAGCAGACGGGACGTATCATGGAAGGACGCCGTTATTCAGACGGTTTGCACCAAGCTATCGAGGCGAAGGAAAACGTGAAAGTAGAGGCTGCCACGCAGACATTTGCCACGATCACCTTACAGAATTATTTCCGTATGTACCATAAGTTAGCCGGTATGACCGGTACGGCAGAGACGGAAGCGGGTGAGTTCTGGGATATTTACAAATTGGATGTTGTGGTTATCCCGACCAACAAACCGGTGATTCGAAAGGATGCTAATGACTACGTGTACAAGACGAAACGTGAAAAATATAATGCGGTGATCGAGGAGATTACCCGATTGGTTGGAGAAGGCCGCCCGGTGTTGGTGGGTACGACTTCCGTCGAGGTTTCCGAGTTGTTGAGCCGTATGTTGAAATTGCGGGGTATCAAGCATAACGTATTGAATGCGAAGTTGCATCAACGGGAGGCAGATATTGTTGCAGAGGCCGGTAAATCACAGGTAGTTACGATTGCAACCAATATGGCCGGTCGTGGTACCGACATCAAGTTAAGTCCGGAGGTACGTGCAGCGGGAGGTTTGGCCATTATCGGTACGGAACGTCACGATTCACGTCGTGTAGACCGTCAGTTGAGAGGTCGTGCCGGACGTCAGGGAGACCCGGGTTCTTCTCAGTTCTTCGTGTCATTGGAAGATGATTTGATGCGTTTGTTCAGTTCCGAGAGAATCATTCGGGTGATGGACCGTTTGGGACACGAGGAAGGTGACGTGATTCAGCATTCCATGATTACCAAATCTATCGAGCGTGCACAACGTAAGGTGGAGGAAAATAACTTCGGTATTCGTAAGCGTTTGTTGGAATATGACGATGTGATGAACTCTCAACGTGAGGTGATCTACAAGAAGAGACGTCACGCTTTGTTGGGAGAGAGAATCGGAGTGGATATTGCCAACAATATGTATGATGTTTGCGAGACATTGGTGGAAGAACACAAGGATGCTAATGATTTGGAAAGCTTCCGTATGGATGTGTTGAAATATTTTGCCGTTGACTTTGATATAAAAGAAGAGGATTTCCAGAAGACTTCTGCCAACAATTTGACTGAGAGACTGTACAAGGAGGTTCGGGATACATTCAGTCGTAAGACGGAGACTATCGCTAAACAGGCGTTCCCGGTGATCAAGAATGTTTTCGAGCAGAGAGGAGAAATGTTCAAGAATATAGTAGTGCCGTTTACCGATGGGAAACGGGCTTACAATGTCGTGGCTAATCTTGAGAAGACGTATAAATCTGAAGGTGAGGAGTTGATCCGTGCTTACGAGAAGTCTATCATGTTGGCTCATATCGATGACGCATGGAAAGAGCATTTGCGTGAAATGGATGATTTGAAACAATCCGTGCAGAATGCAACTTACGAGCAGAAAGACCCGTTATTGATCTATAAGTTCGAGTCATTCAACTTGTTCAAGAGTATGGTGGACAAAATCAACAAGAATGTCGTGTCTACTTTGATGAAGGGACAAATTCCTTTTGAGGCTCCTGAAGAAGTGAAACAGGCTGAAGAGAAACGAACCGATTTAAGCAAGATGCGTACGGGACGTAGTGATGCTCCTGCCGCTCAGACCAATCAAGCTCCCCGTAAAACCGAGCCCGTGAAAGTGGGTCCCAAGGTAGGACGTAATGATCCGTGTCCTTGCGGAAGTGGTAAGAAATACAAGAATTGCCACGGGAAGGGGGAAGAATAG
- the lgt gene encoding prolipoprotein diacylglyceryl transferase: protein MVSLFINWDVSPELISLGGFSIRYYGLLFALAFVCGYKVEEKMFKSEGLSQQWLDKLWIYVAVATVIGARLGHCFFYDWAYYSAHPFEIILPVRFQPEFRFTGYQGLASHGAAIGIIAGLWYYSKKVSRKSIFWILDRAVIPIALAGFFIRMGNLMNSEIVGLPTDLPWGFRFVHSGMPDPSTPRHPAQLYEAICYLISFAVLMHLYWKTKAKDRQGFLFGMFLVLIFTARFVIEFVKENQEEFENAMTLNMGQWLSIPFVLIGIYMIWRSGKKIKVKN from the coding sequence ATGGTTTCATTATTTATCAATTGGGATGTTAGTCCCGAATTAATTAGTTTAGGTGGTTTCTCGATTCGTTATTACGGGTTATTATTCGCCTTGGCTTTCGTGTGCGGGTATAAGGTAGAGGAGAAGATGTTCAAGTCGGAAGGGTTGAGCCAGCAGTGGTTGGATAAGTTGTGGATATACGTGGCGGTTGCCACGGTGATCGGGGCCCGGTTGGGACATTGTTTCTTTTATGATTGGGCATATTATAGCGCTCATCCGTTTGAAATTATTCTACCGGTTCGATTCCAACCGGAATTCCGTTTTACCGGATATCAAGGGTTGGCTAGTCACGGGGCTGCAATCGGTATTATTGCCGGGTTGTGGTACTATTCCAAGAAGGTAAGTAGGAAATCAATATTCTGGATTTTGGATCGTGCTGTAATTCCAATTGCGTTGGCAGGATTTTTTATCCGTATGGGAAATCTGATGAATTCGGAGATTGTCGGTTTACCGACTGATCTGCCTTGGGGATTCCGATTTGTACATTCCGGAATGCCTGATCCGTCGACACCCCGTCATCCGGCACAGTTGTATGAGGCGATTTGTTATCTGATCAGTTTTGCTGTTTTAATGCATTTGTATTGGAAGACGAAAGCGAAAGATCGTCAGGGCTTTCTTTTTGGAATGTTTTTGGTACTGATCTTTACCGCTCGTTTTGTGATCGAGTTTGTGAAAGAGAACCAGGAAGAATTTGAAAATGCCATGACCTTGAATATGGGACAATGGTTGAGTATTCCTTTTGTATTGATCGGGATTTACATGATTTGGAGAAGCGGGAAAAAGATAAAAGTTAAAAACTAA
- a CDS encoding nucleoside deaminase, with amino-acid sequence MAYNPEFMKEAIRIAVENVENGTGGPFGAVVVRDGKIIATSGNTVVPDNDPTAHAEVNAIRRACRQLDSFQLKGCEIYSSCEPCPMCLGAIYWARPERVYYACTKEDAAVGGFDDSFIYKEIVLDGPMRCIPFENKREEGAGEEFRLWQTTNNKTRY; translated from the coding sequence ATGGCATATAATCCGGAGTTTATGAAGGAGGCAATTCGTATTGCCGTGGAGAACGTGGAGAATGGGACAGGAGGACCGTTCGGGGCGGTAGTTGTACGGGATGGTAAGATTATCGCAACCTCCGGGAATACGGTTGTGCCGGATAATGATCCCACGGCTCACGCGGAAGTGAATGCTATTCGTAGGGCTTGTAGGCAACTTGATTCTTTCCAGTTGAAAGGTTGTGAGATTTATTCCAGTTGTGAACCGTGTCCCATGTGTTTGGGGGCAATATACTGGGCTAGACCTGAACGGGTGTATTATGCCTGCACGAAGGAGGATGCCGCTGTCGGTGGCTTTGATGATTCTTTTATCTATAAAGAGATCGTGTTGGATGGGCCTATGCGTTGTATCCCGTTTGAGAATAAACGAGAAGAGGGTGCGGGAGAGGAATTCAGGCTTTGGCAGACGACCAATAATAAAACGAGATATTAG
- a CDS encoding KamA family radical SAM protein produces the protein MKEKDVLNFSCVELVSLFEREFPTIMQGASLSKDWKEFEQFLKGYVRAALTKYSTSSSIKRFFRMFMNETRHIRDFSTGEKIRYEPIKWLWQALRGEGDGIHPDFLLDWYYLFKKYQTDEVVLPERARCDQWRGRWKTGMDEDVAQERRENRERICGLLIEKIEKRDKLNTRYRFEEGMSMERKRELVSEWWGDYKFHLALAVREPDELNLFMGNTLSPELMELLHRARQKGIPFFVTPYYLSLLSVRTDGYDDSTIRSYVIYSEELVENFGQIRAWEKEDVVEPGKPNAAGWLLPNATNIHRRYPEVAIFIPDSMGRACGGLCALCQRMYDFQKGHLNFNLDRLKPTDGWEVKMERLMMYYEHDSQLRDILITGGDALMSQNQTLEKILDAVFRMAVRKRELNKRRGKGKKYAEIQRVRLGSRLLAYLPSRVNDGLIEVLKRFREKAEQVGIQQFFIQTHFESPLEVTEEVIQATRRLLEAGWIITNQAVFTVAVSRRGHTARLREVLNRIGILTYYTFSVKGFEENYALFAPNSRSLQEMLEEKVYGDLPVELEKEILELLKYPERIPSELPDLLDKYWQPFLATDRNVMNLPGIGKSMTYQTVGMTKEGKRILRFSLDVGRRHSPQVDHEGEIYIVESKSIAAYLRQLQALGERVEDYSSLWDYTEGRTESRFALFEYPEPRIEITGDFTNLEIDS, from the coding sequence GTGAAGGAGAAAGATGTATTGAATTTTTCGTGTGTAGAGTTGGTGAGTTTATTTGAGCGGGAGTTCCCGACGATCATGCAAGGTGCAAGCCTTAGTAAGGATTGGAAAGAGTTTGAACAATTCCTGAAGGGGTACGTGCGTGCCGCTTTGACAAAATATTCGACTTCTTCGTCTATAAAACGATTTTTCCGGATGTTTATGAACGAGACCCGGCATATTCGTGATTTTTCCACGGGGGAGAAGATTCGTTATGAACCGATTAAATGGTTATGGCAAGCTTTACGGGGAGAGGGGGATGGCATACATCCGGATTTTTTGTTGGATTGGTATTATCTATTTAAGAAATACCAGACAGATGAAGTCGTTTTACCGGAGCGGGCACGATGTGATCAATGGCGGGGACGTTGGAAAACCGGGATGGATGAGGATGTAGCTCAAGAGCGACGGGAGAACCGGGAGCGGATATGTGGTTTGTTGATCGAGAAAATAGAGAAGAGAGATAAGTTGAATACCCGTTATCGTTTTGAAGAGGGAATGAGCATGGAGAGAAAACGGGAGTTGGTGAGTGAATGGTGGGGGGATTATAAATTTCATCTCGCTTTAGCTGTCCGGGAACCGGATGAGTTGAACCTGTTCATGGGTAACACGTTATCGCCGGAGTTAATGGAGCTTTTACACCGGGCGAGGCAGAAAGGAATCCCGTTTTTCGTGACACCCTATTATCTTTCCTTGTTGAGCGTTCGGACGGATGGGTACGATGATTCCACGATTCGTAGTTACGTGATCTATTCCGAAGAGCTGGTGGAGAATTTCGGGCAAATCCGTGCGTGGGAAAAAGAGGATGTGGTGGAACCGGGAAAACCGAATGCTGCCGGGTGGTTGTTGCCCAATGCCACGAATATTCATCGTCGTTATCCCGAAGTGGCTATTTTCATCCCGGATTCGATGGGACGGGCTTGTGGCGGGCTGTGCGCTTTATGCCAGCGAATGTACGACTTTCAGAAAGGACATTTGAATTTTAACTTGGATCGGCTGAAACCGACAGACGGGTGGGAAGTCAAGATGGAGCGTCTGATGATGTATTACGAGCATGATTCTCAATTACGGGATATTTTGATCACGGGAGGGGATGCTCTGATGAGTCAGAACCAGACGTTGGAGAAAATTCTGGATGCTGTTTTCCGTATGGCCGTGCGCAAGCGAGAATTGAACAAACGGCGTGGGAAAGGGAAAAAATATGCCGAGATACAACGGGTGAGATTGGGTTCGAGGTTATTGGCTTATTTACCCAGTCGTGTAAATGACGGTTTGATCGAAGTGTTGAAAAGATTCCGGGAGAAGGCGGAACAGGTCGGGATTCAGCAATTTTTCATACAGACTCATTTCGAGTCGCCTTTGGAAGTGACCGAGGAGGTGATTCAGGCTACCCGACGCTTGCTGGAGGCCGGATGGATTATCACCAATCAGGCTGTGTTCACTGTGGCAGTTTCACGTCGGGGACATACGGCGAGGTTGAGAGAGGTTTTGAATCGAATCGGTATTCTGACCTATTATACCTTTTCCGTGAAGGGATTCGAGGAGAATTATGCCTTGTTTGCCCCGAATAGTCGTTCGCTACAAGAGATGTTGGAGGAAAAAGTGTACGGAGATTTACCCGTGGAGTTGGAAAAGGAGATCTTGGAATTGTTGAAATACCCGGAAAGGATTCCCTCTGAATTACCGGATTTGTTGGATAAATACTGGCAACCGTTTTTGGCCACGGATCGAAACGTGATGAACCTGCCCGGAATCGGGAAGAGCATGACGTACCAGACGGTCGGGATGACAAAGGAGGGAAAGCGTATTTTACGTTTTTCTCTGGACGTGGGACGACGACATAGCCCTCAAGTGGATCACGAGGGAGAGATTTATATCGTGGAAAGTAAGTCGATCGCGGCTTATTTACGCCAATTGCAAGCGTTGGGCGAACGTGTGGAGGATTATAGTTCGTTGTGGGATTATACTGAAGGGCGCACGGAATCCCGTTTTGCCCTTTTTGAATATCCGGAACCGAGAATTGAAATCACGGGGGATTTCACGAATCTGGAAATTGATTCGTGA
- a CDS encoding DUF6266 family protein, translated as MAIFKPTIFQDISGSVGNVTSYKVGKTQIARGKPGFVKDAKTPEQLKQRARLSLITKLRRRFLKILSVGYCSPSGKICANCFTRDNIHKVNADDVENPTVDLLTLSLSGGGLRLPLIEAEVNKEKRLVTFRWKQQPLMPFMAKEDRLMGVIHEREEKKSRLVELGTRGTSGEEEWSLPEDWDVNQLVVYGFAVSANGQNASGTLGLLETNGDA; from the coding sequence ATGGCAATCTTTAAACCGACCATATTTCAAGACATCTCCGGTTCCGTCGGCAACGTAACCTCCTACAAAGTGGGTAAAACTCAAATCGCGAGAGGAAAACCGGGTTTCGTGAAGGATGCGAAAACCCCGGAACAATTGAAACAACGTGCCAGACTTAGCCTGATCACGAAATTGCGTCGCCGTTTCCTCAAAATCCTATCCGTGGGGTATTGTTCCCCCTCCGGCAAAATATGCGCCAACTGCTTCACCCGTGACAATATTCACAAAGTAAACGCCGATGACGTGGAAAATCCCACCGTGGACCTGTTGACGCTCTCGCTCTCCGGTGGCGGGTTACGATTACCCCTCATCGAGGCTGAAGTGAACAAGGAAAAACGGCTGGTCACGTTCCGGTGGAAACAACAACCATTAATGCCTTTCATGGCTAAAGAAGACCGCTTGATGGGTGTGATTCATGAACGGGAAGAAAAGAAAAGCCGGCTCGTGGAACTCGGAACTAGAGGTACAAGCGGGGAAGAAGAATGGTCGTTACCGGAAGACTGGGACGTGAATCAACTGGTCGTGTACGGTTTCGCTGTCAGCGCAAACGGGCAGAACGCATCGGGGACACTGGGATTACTCGAAACTAACGGGGACGCCTGA
- a CDS encoding DUF6266 family protein — protein MATLNDSVLQGASGKIGGYVTYTVGNKTYARKLADTISNPRSEGQTTQRSKLPGAQTMYRATRGSMLEKVYTLVAREEERRSGYHWFLHANMNMFGPNDYIDYPRLVLSDGSLQLPFGMKATAIHADKLELEWLDNTSTVTAQATDQLTVAAIFDNEPYQPVVLDDTGFCRSNGKAIVPVPEGTWTTAHLYCFFAAQDGKRYSPCMYFSTSKS, from the coding sequence ATGGCAACATTAAACGATTCGGTATTACAAGGAGCCTCCGGGAAAATCGGGGGATACGTGACTTACACGGTAGGAAATAAAACGTATGCCCGAAAATTGGCAGACACCATCAGCAACCCGCGTTCGGAAGGACAAACGACACAACGTTCAAAGCTCCCCGGAGCCCAGACCATGTATCGTGCCACACGAGGAAGCATGCTGGAAAAAGTGTACACGCTCGTGGCACGGGAAGAGGAACGACGCTCCGGCTACCACTGGTTCCTTCACGCAAACATGAATATGTTCGGCCCGAATGACTACATCGATTACCCCCGGCTAGTCCTGTCGGATGGTAGCCTGCAATTACCTTTCGGGATGAAAGCCACGGCCATTCACGCAGACAAACTGGAACTGGAGTGGCTGGATAACACGTCAACCGTCACCGCGCAAGCGACCGACCAACTGACCGTTGCCGCCATCTTTGACAACGAACCCTATCAACCCGTCGTGCTGGATGACACGGGATTCTGCCGATCAAATGGAAAAGCCATCGTACCCGTCCCGGAAGGAACATGGACAACAGCCCATTTATATTGCTTTTTCGCTGCCCAAGACGGGAAACGTTACTCCCCCTGCATGTATTTCTCTACTTCCAAATCTTAA
- a CDS encoding response regulator transcription factor, whose amino-acid sequence MEEKINILYAEDNTTAAMIYTEILEEAGYTVTLAKEGNKAWQLYETGAWDLLLLDMDLPGKDGHELIRLVREKGDQVPIVILSSVNHNHALYEGADDYLVKGCSVDDVKARLDKAIARTKRLNTEKEQGLFRVSPDTTFNKNNRLLTISGKREELKSMESNILWLFCLRINEVIPTVEMCETLWGVYTTDKEKALTRYVCLLNKKLKADKSIAIQNEFARGYKLVNGL is encoded by the coding sequence ATGGAAGAAAAAATAAATATACTCTATGCCGAGGACAACACCACGGCCGCCATGATATACACGGAAATCCTTGAAGAAGCCGGGTACACGGTAACCCTTGCCAAAGAAGGGAACAAGGCATGGCAACTATACGAAACCGGAGCTTGGGATCTCCTGTTACTTGACATGGACCTACCGGGAAAAGACGGCCACGAACTGATTCGCCTTGTACGGGAAAAAGGGGATCAGGTTCCGATCGTGATTCTCAGTTCCGTCAATCACAACCATGCCCTGTACGAGGGAGCCGACGATTATCTCGTGAAAGGTTGTAGCGTGGACGACGTGAAAGCTCGCTTGGACAAGGCTATCGCCAGAACCAAACGATTGAACACGGAAAAAGAACAAGGCCTTTTCCGCGTCTCTCCCGACACCACCTTCAACAAAAACAACCGACTGCTCACCATCTCCGGCAAACGAGAAGAGTTGAAAAGTATGGAATCAAACATCTTATGGCTATTCTGCCTGCGGATCAACGAGGTGATTCCCACCGTGGAAATGTGCGAAACGCTCTGGGGTGTCTATACCACAGACAAGGAAAAAGCCCTCACCAGATACGTCTGCCTGCTGAATAAAAAACTGAAAGCGGATAAAAGCATCGCTATCCAAAACGAATTTGCTCGAGGTTACAAACTCGTGAACGGCTTGTAG
- a CDS encoding sensor histidine kinase, producing the protein MKHDLRIIGYITFTIFILLWINQLFSGIKLYETVKTRWQIHMDSIIESVIPPYVEILQTDSVQERTHLFLSLDSVLRSQTPDAVHFTIAQLDSTNQIIVRFQHHKTPTPDITRGNSFPINNLSHESLAIYYNFPISFFLEESWQDILAIVALTLLLVLGLQYLSHAQQHLSRLQEEMIKQVVHDWKTPLASIVTLSELVEKKSIPEDDEKGRAKIRLIQEEANQLKTSSQQLLKTLSGLAHLNITRDEFNLKNEILSLFEKQYLANHEQKDIQLNLRYLVESEIVYASHFYLLGALQNLLDNAVKYSGETPQITVICYQKRGTFVIEIRDNGPGIPKKQQKYIFNKYYQANKDSTSKKGYGLGLTYVYNVIKAHKGKITVDSPPGKGCTFTIYLRKWKKK; encoded by the coding sequence ATGAAACACGATTTAAGAATAATAGGTTATATCACGTTCACGATATTCATTTTATTGTGGATCAATCAATTATTCTCCGGTATTAAATTATACGAAACCGTCAAGACACGCTGGCAGATTCACATGGATTCTATAATAGAATCAGTTATTCCCCCGTACGTGGAAATCCTGCAAACGGACTCCGTTCAAGAACGAACCCATCTTTTCTTGTCATTAGACAGCGTATTACGCTCCCAAACACCCGATGCCGTTCATTTCACCATCGCACAATTAGACAGCACAAATCAAATCATAGTCCGATTCCAGCATCACAAAACGCCTACGCCCGACATAACACGAGGAAACAGTTTTCCGATAAATAATCTTTCCCACGAATCCTTGGCCATTTATTACAATTTTCCAATCTCCTTCTTTTTAGAGGAATCATGGCAAGACATCCTCGCCATTGTCGCACTGACACTACTACTTGTTCTAGGTTTACAATACCTCTCCCACGCCCAACAACATCTATCCCGCCTTCAGGAAGAAATGATTAAACAAGTCGTGCATGACTGGAAGACCCCTCTCGCAAGTATCGTTACCCTGTCTGAACTTGTAGAAAAGAAATCCATCCCCGAGGATGACGAAAAGGGACGTGCGAAAATTAGGCTCATCCAAGAAGAAGCCAACCAACTGAAAACAAGCTCTCAGCAATTGCTTAAAACGTTAAGTGGGCTCGCCCACTTGAACATCACCCGGGACGAATTTAACCTGAAAAACGAGATACTCTCGTTATTCGAGAAACAATACCTCGCCAACCACGAACAAAAAGATATCCAGTTAAACCTGCGCTATCTCGTTGAATCCGAAATTGTTTATGCATCACATTTCTACCTACTCGGCGCTCTTCAAAATCTCTTGGATAATGCCGTGAAATACAGCGGAGAAACGCCACAGATCACCGTAATCTGTTACCAAAAAAGAGGAACCTTCGTTATAGAAATAAGGGACAACGGTCCCGGTATTCCCAAAAAGCAACAAAAATATATTTTCAACAAATATTATCAGGCAAACAAAGACTCTACCAGTAAAAAAGGATACGGTTTAGGCTTGACATACGTCTACAACGTCATCAAAGCCCACAAGGGAAAAATCACGGTGGACAGCCCGCCGGGAAAAGGATGTACATTCACGATATACTTACGCAAATGGAAGAAAAAATAA
- a CDS encoding ABC transporter ATP-binding protein: MIILENINKTFYTSEVETRALEDINLTVEKGEFVAIMGPSGCGKSTMLNIMGLLDKPTSGWVIIDDVRADSLYDRDMARIRNQKLGFIFQSFHLIPSLNVLDNVLLPMLYRRGSSASANKKRALELIEKVGLTHRLKHFPSQLSGGQCQRVAIARALIGQPKVILADEPTGNLDSKMGAEIMDLLVQLNREGTTIVMVTHDERLAEETGRIIRLFDGKLVL; encoded by the coding sequence ATGATAATTTTAGAAAATATTAATAAAACGTTTTACACGAGCGAGGTGGAGACACGGGCATTGGAAGATATTAATTTGACGGTGGAGAAAGGTGAGTTTGTGGCTATCATGGGACCTTCGGGGTGTGGGAAGAGTACGATGTTGAATATTATGGGGTTGTTGGATAAGCCAACGAGTGGTTGGGTGATTATTGATGATGTCCGGGCGGATTCTTTGTATGATCGGGATATGGCGAGGATTCGTAACCAGAAACTGGGGTTTATTTTCCAGAGTTTCCATTTGATCCCGTCGCTGAACGTGTTGGATAACGTGTTGCTTCCGATGTTGTATCGCCGGGGAAGTTCCGCATCGGCCAATAAGAAAAGGGCACTGGAATTAATTGAAAAGGTCGGGTTGACTCATCGGTTGAAACATTTCCCCTCGCAGTTGTCCGGGGGACAGTGCCAACGGGTGGCGATAGCGAGGGCATTGATCGGGCAGCCGAAAGTGATTCTGGCAGACGAGCCGACGGGAAATTTGGATAGTAAGATGGGAGCGGAGATCATGGATTTGCTCGTGCAATTGAATCGGGAGGGAACGACAATCGTGATGGTGACGCATGATGAGAGGTTGGCAGAGGAAACCGGACGGATCATTCGTTTGTTTGACGGGAAGTTAGTATTATGA